In Caretta caretta isolate rCarCar2 chromosome 20, rCarCar1.hap1, whole genome shotgun sequence, a single window of DNA contains:
- the DCAF15 gene encoding DDB1- and CUL4-associated factor 15 isoform X1, whose translation MAPSSKSERGGPGGKRGPAGAGGGSSSGGVRGRREHVVRQLDRVKISGQLSPRLFRKLPPRVCVSLKNIVDEDFLCAGHIFLGFSKCGRYVLSYTSNSGDDDFSFYIYHLYWWEFNVHSKLKLVRQVRLFQDEEIYSDLYLTVCEWPSDSSKVIVFGFNTRSANGLLMNMMMMSDENHRDIYISTVAMPPLMYCPGCRDMALAHPGDPNAHCLQHGFMLHTKYQVVYPFPTFQPAFQLKKDQVVLLNTSYSLVACAVSVHTAEDSNFCQILYDRRNQPQSPHAGACDAAGAMQCPVGAEDRMERDGCPCRMAAAPSSASRASQGLESPIKPMELSPAVAKAKEFVADIFRRAKEAKGPAPAEEEEVGGGRFECRPAQEASPHRSLSQGTPADAPWEARLCSGPSGSYCRLHHGLSSPRGDRTPEGDQPPKDSPLAGPEMESQPAEPGYVNYTKLRYVLEPSDLSEPEDEYEDDKISLPFVVTDLRGRNLKPLKERAIFQGQYLTVEQLTLDFEYVINEVIRNDASWSRQFCSFSDYDIVILEVCPETNQVIINIGLLLLAFPSPDEEGQLRPVCVLCLPSRPKTYHTSLKVSWNLNTGTFITVSVGDLTEVKGQTSGSVWSSYRKSCVDMVMKWLVPESSGRYVNRMTNEALHKGCSLKVLADNERYTWIVL comes from the exons ATGGCGCCCAGCTCGAAATCGGAGCGGGGCGGCCCGGGGGGGAAGCGGGGcccggctggggcggggggcggatcCTCCTCCGGGGGGGTCCGGGGCCGCCGGGAGCACGTGGTGCGGCAGCTCGACCGGGTCAAG ATCAGCGGGCAGCTTTCTCCACGCCTCTTCCGCAAGCTGCCCCCAAGGGTGTGTGTTTCCCTGAAGAATATTGTTGACGAAGATTTCTTGTGTGCAGG ACACATCTTTCTCGGCTTCTCCAAGTGCGGGAGGTACGTCTTGTCATATACCAGCAACAGCGGTGATGACGACTTCTCCTTCTACATCTACCACCTCTATTGGTGGGAATTCAATGTTCACAGCAAGCTGAAGCTG GTACGACAGGTTCGCTTGTTTCAGGATGAAGAAATCTACAGTGACCTTTACCTGACTGTGTGTGAATGGCCCAGTGACTCCTCCAAGGTCATCGTCTTTGGCTTCAA CACACGCTCCGCAAACGGCCTGCTgatgaacatgatgatgatgagtgATGAAAACCATCGGGATATTTACATCAGCACGGTGGCCATGCCCCCACTCATGTACTGTCCCGGCTGCAGGGATATGGCCCTTGCGCATCCAG GGGACCCAAATGCCCACTGTCTGCAGCATGGCTTCATGCTGCACACCAAGTACCAGGTGGTCTATCCTTTCCCCACATTCCAGCCAGCCTTCCAGCTCAAGAAGGACCAGGTGGTGCTGCTGAACACCAGCTACTCCCTCGTAGCATGTGCTGTTTCTGTACACACCGCAG AGGACAGCAACTTCTGCCAAATCCTCTATGACAGAAGGAACCAGCCCCAGTCGCCCCACGCGGGGGCTTGTGATGCTGCAGGTGCCATGCAGTGCCCAGTGGGTGCGGAAGATCGGATGGAAAGAGATGGCTGCCCTTGCCGAATGGCTGCCGCACCATCGTCCGCCAGCAGAGCTTCCCAGGGCCTGGAAAGCCCCATCAAACCCATGGAGCTGTCGCCAGCCGTGGCCAAGGCAAAAGAGTTTGTGGCCGATATCTTCCGACGGGCCAAAGAGGCTAAAGGCCCAGCACCAgcggaagaggaggaggtgggtggcGGCCGGTTTGAGTGCCGTCCTGCCCAGGAAGCCAGCCCACACAGATCCCTGTCCCAGGGCACCCCTGCTGATGCACCATGGGAGGCAAGGCTGTGCTCAGGGCCCTCCGGGAGTTACTGCCGCCTGCATCATGGCCTCTCGTCTCCCAGGGGAGACCGAACTCCAGAAGGGGATCAACCCCCGAAAGATTCTCCCCTTGCCGGACCGGAGATGGAGAGCCAGCCGGCTGAGCCCGGCTACGTGAACTACACCAAGCTACGCTATGTCTTGGAGCCCAGCGACCTGTCAGAGCCGGAGGACG AGTACGAGGATGACAAGATCTCACTGCCCTTTGTCGTAACTGACCTGAGAGGGCGAAACCTCAAGCCGCTGAAGGAGAGAGCCATATTCCAG GGCCAGTACCTGACTGTGGAGCAGCTGACTCTGGATTTTGAGTACGTCATTAATGAGGTGATCCGGAACGACGCCTCCTGGTCCAGGCAGTTCTGCTCTTTCAGCGACTACGACATCGTCATCCTAGAG GTGTGTCCAGAAACCAACCAAGTCATCATCAATATCGGATTATTGCTCTTGGCCTTCCCATCTCCTGACGAAGAGGGCCAGCTTAG GCCGGTGTGTGTCCTGTGCCTCCCCTCCAGACCAAAGACCTATCACACCAGCTTGAAAGTGTCCTGGAATCTGAACACTGGCACCTTCATCACCGTCAGCGTGGGAGACCTCACAGAAGTCAAGGGGCAGACCAG CGGCAGTGTTTGGAGCTCCTACCGGAAGAGCTGTGTGGACATGGTGATgaagtggctggtgccagagaGCAGCGGGCGATACGTCAACAGAATGACGAACGAGGCACTTCATAAAG GCTGCTCCTTGAAGGTCCTAGCAGACAATGAGCGCTACACTTGGATCGTCTTGTGA
- the DCAF15 gene encoding DDB1- and CUL4-associated factor 15 isoform X2: MAPSSKSERGGPGGKRGPAGAGGGSSSGGVRGRREHVVRQLDRVKISGQLSPRLFRKLPPRVCVSLKNIVDEDFLCAGHIFLGFSKCGRYVLSYTSNSGDDDFSFYIYHLYWWEFNVHSKLKLVRQVRLFQDEEIYSDLYLTVCEWPSDSSKVIVFGFNTRSANGLLMNMMMMSDENHRDIYISTVAMPPLMYCPGCRDMALAHPGDPNAHCLQHGFMLHTKYQVVYPFPTFQPAFQLKKDQVVLLNTSYSLVACAVSVHTAEDSNFCQILYDRRNQPQSPHAGACDAAGAMQCPVGAEDRMERDGCPCRMAAAPSSASRASQGLESPIKPMELSPAVAKAKEFVADIFRRAKEAKGPAPAEEEEVGGGRFECRPAQEASPHRSLSQGTPADAPWEARLCSGPSGSYCRLHHGLSSPRGDRTPEGDQPPKDSPLAGPEMESQPAEPGYVNYTKLRYVLEPSDLSEPEDEYEDDKISLPFVVTDLRGRNLKPLKERAIFQGQYLTVEQLTLDFEYVINEVIRNDASWSRQFCSFSDYDIVILEVCPETNQVIINIGLLLLAFPSPDEEGQLRPKTYHTSLKVSWNLNTGTFITVSVGDLTEVKGQTSGSVWSSYRKSCVDMVMKWLVPESSGRYVNRMTNEALHKGCSLKVLADNERYTWIVL; encoded by the exons ATGGCGCCCAGCTCGAAATCGGAGCGGGGCGGCCCGGGGGGGAAGCGGGGcccggctggggcggggggcggatcCTCCTCCGGGGGGGTCCGGGGCCGCCGGGAGCACGTGGTGCGGCAGCTCGACCGGGTCAAG ATCAGCGGGCAGCTTTCTCCACGCCTCTTCCGCAAGCTGCCCCCAAGGGTGTGTGTTTCCCTGAAGAATATTGTTGACGAAGATTTCTTGTGTGCAGG ACACATCTTTCTCGGCTTCTCCAAGTGCGGGAGGTACGTCTTGTCATATACCAGCAACAGCGGTGATGACGACTTCTCCTTCTACATCTACCACCTCTATTGGTGGGAATTCAATGTTCACAGCAAGCTGAAGCTG GTACGACAGGTTCGCTTGTTTCAGGATGAAGAAATCTACAGTGACCTTTACCTGACTGTGTGTGAATGGCCCAGTGACTCCTCCAAGGTCATCGTCTTTGGCTTCAA CACACGCTCCGCAAACGGCCTGCTgatgaacatgatgatgatgagtgATGAAAACCATCGGGATATTTACATCAGCACGGTGGCCATGCCCCCACTCATGTACTGTCCCGGCTGCAGGGATATGGCCCTTGCGCATCCAG GGGACCCAAATGCCCACTGTCTGCAGCATGGCTTCATGCTGCACACCAAGTACCAGGTGGTCTATCCTTTCCCCACATTCCAGCCAGCCTTCCAGCTCAAGAAGGACCAGGTGGTGCTGCTGAACACCAGCTACTCCCTCGTAGCATGTGCTGTTTCTGTACACACCGCAG AGGACAGCAACTTCTGCCAAATCCTCTATGACAGAAGGAACCAGCCCCAGTCGCCCCACGCGGGGGCTTGTGATGCTGCAGGTGCCATGCAGTGCCCAGTGGGTGCGGAAGATCGGATGGAAAGAGATGGCTGCCCTTGCCGAATGGCTGCCGCACCATCGTCCGCCAGCAGAGCTTCCCAGGGCCTGGAAAGCCCCATCAAACCCATGGAGCTGTCGCCAGCCGTGGCCAAGGCAAAAGAGTTTGTGGCCGATATCTTCCGACGGGCCAAAGAGGCTAAAGGCCCAGCACCAgcggaagaggaggaggtgggtggcGGCCGGTTTGAGTGCCGTCCTGCCCAGGAAGCCAGCCCACACAGATCCCTGTCCCAGGGCACCCCTGCTGATGCACCATGGGAGGCAAGGCTGTGCTCAGGGCCCTCCGGGAGTTACTGCCGCCTGCATCATGGCCTCTCGTCTCCCAGGGGAGACCGAACTCCAGAAGGGGATCAACCCCCGAAAGATTCTCCCCTTGCCGGACCGGAGATGGAGAGCCAGCCGGCTGAGCCCGGCTACGTGAACTACACCAAGCTACGCTATGTCTTGGAGCCCAGCGACCTGTCAGAGCCGGAGGACG AGTACGAGGATGACAAGATCTCACTGCCCTTTGTCGTAACTGACCTGAGAGGGCGAAACCTCAAGCCGCTGAAGGAGAGAGCCATATTCCAG GGCCAGTACCTGACTGTGGAGCAGCTGACTCTGGATTTTGAGTACGTCATTAATGAGGTGATCCGGAACGACGCCTCCTGGTCCAGGCAGTTCTGCTCTTTCAGCGACTACGACATCGTCATCCTAGAG GTGTGTCCAGAAACCAACCAAGTCATCATCAATATCGGATTATTGCTCTTGGCCTTCCCATCTCCTGACGAAGAGGGCCAGCTTAG ACCAAAGACCTATCACACCAGCTTGAAAGTGTCCTGGAATCTGAACACTGGCACCTTCATCACCGTCAGCGTGGGAGACCTCACAGAAGTCAAGGGGCAGACCAG CGGCAGTGTTTGGAGCTCCTACCGGAAGAGCTGTGTGGACATGGTGATgaagtggctggtgccagagaGCAGCGGGCGATACGTCAACAGAATGACGAACGAGGCACTTCATAAAG GCTGCTCCTTGAAGGTCCTAGCAGACAATGAGCGCTACACTTGGATCGTCTTGTGA